One window of the Rufibacter radiotolerans genome contains the following:
- a CDS encoding TraR/DksA family transcriptional regulator: protein MSEEKQRYSQEELNEFQEIIIEKLNNARKEVGFIKETLSRRNDAGTDNTASTSKVLEDGADTQEKESLNQLASRQLKFIQQLENALIRIKNGSYGVCIKTGKLIPKERLKAVPHTQHTIEAKMNRND from the coding sequence ATGAGTGAAGAAAAACAGCGGTATTCCCAAGAGGAATTGAACGAATTTCAGGAAATCATCATTGAGAAATTAAATAACGCCCGCAAAGAGGTTGGCTTTATAAAGGAAACGTTGAGCCGTAGAAATGACGCCGGTACAGACAATACCGCCTCAACTTCTAAAGTATTGGAAGACGGAGCAGATACTCAGGAAAAAGAAAGCCTGAACCAATTGGCCTCCCGGCAGTTGAAGTTTATCCAGCAGTTGGAGAACGCTTTGATCCGGATCAAGAACGGCAGCTACGGCGTTTGCATTAAAACCGGGAAACTGATCCCCAAGGAGCGTTTAAAGGCCGTGCCGCACACGCAGCACACTATTGAGGCCAAAATGAACCGCAACGACTAA
- a CDS encoding DUF3575 domain-containing protein, giving the protein MRKLYFIAVVGCFFLLQHTAQSQNLVKANLLAPLLQTGSFYYERVIDDTKSTQLGVFFTKFEELSGFGVTPEFRFYLSETPAPDGFYVAPFLGFMRFTVEDNEFESYKGTSTNFGGGLVAGRQWIFKDRVSFDIFLGPEYTASSVSVESGNKGDIEDAAFSGWIGRGGISLGLKF; this is encoded by the coding sequence ATGAGAAAACTTTACTTCATAGCCGTGGTAGGCTGCTTTTTCCTGCTCCAACACACGGCCCAGTCGCAGAATCTGGTAAAGGCTAACTTGCTGGCCCCGCTTCTGCAGACAGGCTCTTTCTATTATGAGCGGGTCATTGATGATACTAAGAGCACCCAGCTGGGCGTGTTCTTCACCAAGTTTGAAGAGCTCTCAGGGTTTGGGGTGACCCCCGAGTTCAGGTTCTACCTTTCTGAAACCCCGGCGCCAGACGGGTTCTACGTGGCGCCCTTTCTGGGTTTTATGCGCTTTACCGTAGAAGACAATGAGTTTGAAAGTTACAAGGGCACCTCTACCAACTTTGGCGGCGGACTGGTAGCCGGTAGGCAATGGATCTTTAAAGACCGGGTTTCCTTTGATATTTTCCTGGGCCCTGAGTACACCGCCAGTAGTGTAAGCGTGGAGTCTGGGAACAAAGGTGACATAGAAGACGCCGCCTTTAGCGGTTGGATTGGCCGGGGCGGTATTAGCCTGGGTCTTAAGTTTTAG
- the ribH gene encoding 6,7-dimethyl-8-ribityllumazine synthase, translated as MASALKNLSEYNSDSMPDISGKRFGLVVAEWNKEITDALCKGAYETLLQHGAKPDNIYRNTVPGSFELTLGSQFLAQSNEIDAVIALGVVIKGETKHDDYICHAVAHGLTQVGLKFNKPVIFGLVTTNDEQQAWDRAGGKHGNKGVEAAATAIQMLKWLD; from the coding sequence ATGGCAAGTGCCCTGAAGAACCTCAGTGAGTATAACTCAGATAGTATGCCGGACATCTCCGGAAAGAGATTTGGTCTGGTAGTAGCAGAATGGAACAAGGAAATCACAGATGCCCTGTGCAAGGGCGCTTATGAGACGCTCCTACAGCACGGCGCCAAACCAGACAACATTTACCGCAACACCGTGCCCGGTAGCTTTGAGCTGACCTTAGGGTCGCAGTTTCTGGCCCAGAGCAATGAGATTGACGCCGTCATCGCCCTGGGTGTAGTGATCAAAGGCGAAACCAAGCATGATGACTACATCTGCCACGCAGTGGCCCACGGGCTCACCCAGGTAGGCCTGAAGTTCAACAAGCCGGTAATCTTTGGCTTGGTGACCACCAATGACGAGCAGCAGGCCTGGGACCGCGCCGGCGGCAAGCACGGCAACAAAGGCGTGGAAGCAGCCGCTACCGCCATCCAGATGCTCAAGTGGCTGGACTAA
- a CDS encoding tetratricopeptide repeat protein has protein sequence MSNNTMKHESEFELVENPDALAERLVQSEEFVVRHKNLLIGLFVAIAAAVVGGFLYYQNQQTKNQEALAAMFQAEYYLEADSLNKAMNGDGQNAGFKTVADEYGSTKAGKLANFYAGVVSLKQGKYQEALDYLEEFKSDDLLLQARAYSLQGDANLELGKKEEAAALYKKAADHKANDFFSPQYLMKAAVAYESANQYAEAVEVYEKVINDYPVSPEVNDAKKYKARAEGLAKK, from the coding sequence ATGTCAAATAATACAATGAAGCACGAGAGCGAATTCGAGCTAGTGGAGAATCCAGATGCGCTGGCCGAACGCCTTGTGCAGTCAGAGGAATTTGTGGTACGTCACAAAAACCTTTTGATAGGTCTGTTTGTGGCCATTGCGGCTGCTGTGGTGGGCGGGTTCCTGTACTACCAGAACCAACAGACTAAAAATCAGGAGGCCCTGGCGGCCATGTTCCAGGCCGAGTATTACCTAGAAGCTGATTCTCTGAACAAAGCTATGAACGGTGACGGCCAGAACGCTGGCTTTAAAACCGTAGCAGATGAGTACGGCAGCACCAAAGCTGGTAAACTAGCCAACTTCTACGCCGGCGTGGTATCTTTAAAGCAAGGCAAATACCAGGAAGCCCTGGATTACCTGGAGGAATTCAAGTCTGATGACTTGTTGCTTCAGGCCCGTGCCTACAGCCTGCAAGGCGATGCCAACCTGGAGCTGGGCAAGAAAGAGGAAGCGGCTGCCCTTTACAAGAAAGCCGCCGACCACAAAGCCAATGACTTCTTCTCGCCGCAGTACCTTATGAAAGCCGCTGTGGCCTATGAGTCGGCTAACCAATACGCAGAAGCCGTGGAGGTGTACGAGAAAGTGATCAATGACTATCCGGTAAGCCCAGAGGTAAACGACGCCAAGAAATACAAAGCCCGCGCTGAAGGCCTGGCCAAGAAATAA
- the pdhA gene encoding pyruvate dehydrogenase (acetyl-transferring) E1 component subunit alpha, which translates to MAETKAAKTKDAKKAKVNAAPAFSKETYLRWYEMMQLMRKFEEKAGQLYGQQKIKGFCHLYIGQEACAAGAITALTKDDKWITAYRDHAHPLGLGTSPNAVMAELYAKATGCSKGKGGSMHIFDKEVNFVGGHGIVGAQVPMGAGLAFAEKYNKTGNVSITYMGDGAVRQGALHEAFNMAMLWKLPAIFVVENNGYAMGTSVQRTSNVTELYKLGLAYDMPSEAVNAMRCEDVHDAVARAAERARAGEGPTFLEFRTYRYKGHSMSDPAKYRTKEELESYRNQDPIESVRFTILENQYATEQELEAIDNKIKAQVQESVEFAEKSPYPAPEELYTDIYVEKNYPYVMD; encoded by the coding sequence ATGGCGGAGACGAAAGCAGCGAAGACAAAAGATGCGAAAAAGGCAAAGGTAAACGCTGCCCCAGCATTTTCAAAAGAGACTTACCTGCGCTGGTATGAGATGATGCAGCTCATGCGCAAATTTGAGGAGAAAGCCGGTCAGTTATACGGCCAGCAGAAGATAAAAGGCTTTTGCCACCTCTACATTGGCCAGGAAGCCTGTGCCGCCGGTGCCATTACCGCCCTTACCAAAGACGATAAATGGATCACGGCCTACCGTGACCACGCGCACCCGCTAGGGCTGGGCACCTCGCCGAACGCCGTCATGGCCGAGCTGTACGCCAAAGCCACCGGTTGCTCTAAAGGCAAAGGCGGTTCCATGCACATTTTTGACAAAGAGGTGAATTTTGTGGGCGGCCACGGTATTGTAGGGGCGCAGGTTCCTATGGGTGCAGGTTTAGCCTTCGCAGAGAAATACAACAAGACCGGCAACGTGTCCATCACTTACATGGGTGACGGCGCCGTACGCCAGGGTGCTTTGCATGAGGCCTTTAACATGGCCATGCTCTGGAAACTGCCTGCCATCTTTGTGGTAGAGAACAACGGTTATGCCATGGGTACCTCAGTGCAGCGTACCTCTAACGTAACCGAGCTCTACAAACTGGGTCTGGCCTATGACATGCCGTCTGAGGCCGTGAACGCCATGCGCTGTGAAGACGTGCATGATGCCGTAGCCCGCGCCGCTGAGCGTGCCCGCGCCGGTGAAGGCCCTACCTTCCTGGAGTTCCGGACGTACCGCTACAAAGGCCACTCCATGTCTGACCCGGCTAAGTACCGTACCAAAGAAGAGTTGGAGAGCTACCGCAACCAGGATCCTATTGAGAGCGTGCGGTTCACCATTCTGGAGAACCAGTATGCCACCGAGCAGGAGCTGGAAGCCATAGACAACAAAATAAAAGCCCAGGTGCAGGAATCTGTAGAGTTTGCAGAGAAGTCTCCGTACCCGGCGCCAGAAGAATTATACACAGACATTTACGTAGAGAAAAACTATCCTTACGTGATGGACTAA
- the recF gene encoding DNA replication/repair protein RecF (All proteins in this family for which functions are known are DNA-binding proteins that assist the filamentation of RecA onto DNA for the initiation of recombination or recombinational repair.) encodes MLLENLHLLHFKNYEEATLPFSTHINCFIGDNGSGKTNLLDAIHYLSLTKSAFTASDLQNIKEGEDYFIVRGRFKTQEKVSAVQCYLKAGQKKIITLNKTPYERVSEHVGQFPVVLISPYDTDLIREGSEERRKFFDALMAQLDHSYLDLLIQYTYILKQRNSLLKHFAEKNYMDREYLQVLDEQLMPLGTELSIRRAAFLETFELVFQRHYHHLSDSSEVVTLDYQSQLVRQNYAYLLDQSQRKDLLLQRTTVGPHKDDFVFLMDNRSVKNFGSQGQQKSYVIALKLAQFEVLSLQKGQKPLLLLDDIFDRLDQKRITKLMQLVADNTFGQIFLTDTHLERTDKILRPLSDNIRRFRIAEGTAETIDDEG; translated from the coding sequence ATGCTCCTCGAAAATCTACACCTTCTCCACTTCAAGAATTACGAGGAAGCCACCTTGCCTTTTTCAACGCACATCAATTGCTTTATAGGCGACAACGGCAGCGGCAAAACCAACCTGCTGGACGCCATCCATTACCTTTCGCTCACCAAAAGCGCGTTTACGGCCTCAGACCTGCAGAACATAAAGGAGGGCGAGGACTATTTTATAGTGCGGGGCCGGTTCAAAACCCAGGAGAAAGTGAGCGCGGTGCAGTGCTACCTCAAGGCGGGCCAAAAGAAGATCATCACGCTTAATAAGACGCCCTATGAGCGTGTGAGCGAGCACGTGGGCCAGTTCCCAGTGGTCTTGATTTCGCCCTATGACACCGACCTGATCAGGGAAGGCAGCGAGGAGCGCCGCAAGTTCTTTGACGCCCTCATGGCCCAGTTGGACCATTCTTACCTGGACCTGCTCATTCAGTACACCTACATTCTAAAGCAACGCAACTCCCTGCTCAAGCACTTCGCTGAGAAAAACTACATGGACCGCGAGTACCTGCAGGTGCTGGATGAGCAGCTCATGCCGCTGGGCACGGAGTTGAGCATCAGGCGGGCTGCGTTCCTGGAGACCTTTGAGCTGGTTTTCCAGCGCCACTACCACCACCTGTCTGATTCCTCTGAGGTAGTCACCCTGGATTACCAGAGCCAGTTGGTGCGGCAGAACTACGCTTACCTGCTGGACCAGAGCCAGCGCAAGGACCTGCTGCTGCAGCGCACTACCGTGGGCCCGCACAAAGACGACTTTGTGTTCTTGATGGATAACCGGAGTGTGAAGAACTTCGGGTCACAGGGGCAGCAGAAAAGCTATGTGATTGCGCTCAAGCTGGCCCAGTTTGAGGTGCTTTCCCTTCAAAAGGGCCAGAAACCGCTACTGCTCTTAGATGACATCTTTGACCGGCTGGACCAGAAACGGATCACCAAACTCATGCAACTGGTCGCGGATAACACCTTCGGGCAGATTTTTTTGACAGATACCCACTTGGAACGTACCGACAAGATCCTGCGCCCGCTCTCAGACAACATCCGGAGGTTCAGGATAGCTGAGGGCACGGCGGAGACGATTGATGATGAGGGGTAG
- a CDS encoding DUF721 domain-containing protein, with the protein MRPLNPRSPFMRKADTISIKDSIDAMLKAYKLNGKLSEMQLVSSWEKIMGKAISMKTQEVFVRNRKLYVRLTSAPLKHELNMAKGKVMALINAEVGEQVIDDVIFL; encoded by the coding sequence ATGCGTCCGCTTAACCCCAGAAGTCCGTTTATGCGCAAAGCCGATACTATCTCCATCAAAGACAGTATTGATGCCATGCTGAAGGCGTATAAACTCAACGGAAAGCTGAGTGAGATGCAGTTGGTGAGTTCCTGGGAGAAGATCATGGGCAAGGCCATATCTATGAAAACTCAGGAGGTGTTTGTGCGCAACCGCAAGTTGTACGTGCGCCTAACCTCGGCCCCGCTCAAGCACGAGCTCAACATGGCCAAAGGAAAAGTCATGGCCCTGATTAACGCCGAAGTAGGCGAGCAAGTCATTGACGACGTGATCTTTCTGTAA
- a CDS encoding DUF1003 domain-containing protein codes for MSTDLSPSEVCQITGKRLPLSQLMPANAVREPLVKLILRDHPTWNPNGYISMQELNKYRTAFVEDVLEEEFGKLTQLEKEVVTSISQNELLSKNLETEYTGQLSLGERLADKIASFGGSWRFILLFLGFLALWMTVNVIAFFGRPFDPFPFILLNLILSSIAALQAPVIMMSQNRQEEKDRLRAEHDYQINLKAELEIRQLHEKIDHLLMQQGHRLFQIQQIQMELLNEINERLQKE; via the coding sequence ATGTCTACAGATCTCTCGCCATCTGAAGTTTGCCAGATCACGGGTAAGCGACTTCCGCTAAGCCAGCTCATGCCGGCCAACGCGGTTCGGGAGCCTTTGGTCAAGCTCATCTTGCGCGATCACCCCACCTGGAACCCCAACGGGTATATCTCTATGCAGGAACTCAACAAGTACCGCACTGCCTTTGTGGAAGATGTGCTGGAGGAGGAGTTCGGGAAACTGACCCAGTTGGAGAAAGAGGTGGTGACCAGCATCAGCCAGAATGAGCTGCTCTCCAAAAACCTGGAGACCGAGTACACCGGCCAGCTTTCTTTGGGCGAGCGCCTCGCTGATAAGATTGCCTCGTTTGGCGGGAGCTGGCGCTTCATCCTTCTTTTCCTGGGCTTTCTGGCCCTCTGGATGACGGTGAACGTGATCGCTTTCTTCGGGCGACCCTTTGACCCCTTCCCCTTTATTCTGCTCAACCTTATTTTGTCTTCCATTGCCGCCCTGCAGGCTCCGGTGATCATGATGAGCCAGAACCGCCAGGAAGAAAAAGACCGCCTGCGGGCCGAGCATGACTACCAGATCAACCTCAAAGCCGAACTGGAGATACGCCAGCTGCACGAGAAAATTGACCACCTGCTCATGCAACAGGGCCACCGCCTGTTTCAGATCCAGCAGATACAGATGGAGCTGCTCAATGAGATAAACGAGCGGCTGCAGAAAGAATAA
- a CDS encoding acyl-CoA thioesterase, with the protein MHQPIPEPELFRPVSHSRTTLTELMIPSYANFGGKIHGGILLSLMDKVAYACAAKHAGNYCVTVTVDGVNFLQPVEVGELVSLMASINYVGNTSLLVGIKVIAENVKSGTVKHTNTSYFTMVAKGEDDKPTKVPGLLLETPEDARRFIEALQRKEIKARSEQEFKEIKTHLELRQNIAALVGQRCQLAFAL; encoded by the coding sequence ATGCACCAACCCATCCCAGAACCAGAGCTTTTCCGGCCCGTCTCCCATTCCCGCACCACCCTCACCGAGCTGATGATCCCCAGCTACGCCAACTTCGGCGGTAAAATACACGGGGGCATTCTGCTCTCCCTCATGGACAAAGTAGCCTATGCCTGCGCCGCCAAGCACGCCGGCAATTACTGCGTGACGGTAACGGTAGACGGGGTGAATTTTCTGCAGCCCGTAGAGGTAGGCGAACTGGTCAGCCTCATGGCCTCCATCAATTATGTGGGGAACACCTCGCTGCTGGTAGGCATTAAGGTCATTGCCGAGAACGTGAAGTCAGGCACGGTTAAGCACACCAATACCTCTTACTTTACCATGGTGGCCAAGGGCGAAGACGACAAACCCACCAAAGTACCCGGCCTGCTCCTGGAAACCCCCGAAGACGCCCGCCGCTTTATTGAAGCCCTGCAGCGCAAAGAAATAAAAGCCCGCTCTGAGCAGGAGTTCAAAGAGATCAAGACCCACCTGGAGCTACGCCAGAACATTGCGGCTCTGGTAGGTCAGCGGTGCCAACTGGCCTTTGCACTATAA